The Calditerricola satsumensis genomic sequence GAAGCCAGGGAGCGCGCCGAGCGGATGGTCGAGGAGGCGCGCGCCGAGATCGTGCGCGAGAAGGAAAAGGCCCTCGCCGAGCTCAAACAGCAGGTCGGCGCGCTGTCGGTGCTGCTTGCGGCGAAGATCATCGAAAAGGAACTCGACGAGCGCGAGCAGCTGGCGCTGATTGAGAAGACCCTGCAGCAGGTAGGCGATTCGGCATGACGAGCGGCGTCGTGGCCAAGCGGTATGCACGGGCGCTCTTTGACGTGGCCGCGGAGCGCAACCGGCTGGATGCCGTCGAGGAGCAGCTGGAGGAGATCGTGCAGCTGTTCCGCACCAACCGCGAGTTTCACCGGTTCCTCACGCATCCGTTGATTCCGGCGGAAGAGAAGAAAGCCTTCATCGACCGGTTGGCGGGCGGCGCGTGGGTCGAGGAACTGCGGAACCTGCTGCATCTGCTGATCGATCGGGGGCGGATGAATGCGCTGCCGGCCATTGCCGAGGTGTATCGCCGCCTGGCCAGCGAGGCGCGCGGTGTGGTCGACGCCGAGGTGACGACGGCCGTTCCGCTGGGCCAAGAGGCGCAGGAGGCGATTGCCGACCGTTTGGGTCGCGCCATCGGCAAGCGCGTGCGGGTGACGAGCGTCGTCGATCCGGCCATCCTCGGAGGACTCGTCGTGCGCGTCGGCAACCGCGTGATCGACGGCAGCGTGCGCAGCCAGCTGAACCGTTTCCAACAAACCCTGGTCCGTACCGGTTCCCAAGTTCAGTGAGACAGGGGTGAACGGTGATGAGCTTGAGCATCAAGCCGGAAGAAATCTCTTCGCTCATCAAGCAGCAGATCGAGAACTTCCAGGTGGCGGTAGAAATGGCCGACGTGGGAACGGTCATCCAGGTCGGCGACGGGATCGCTCGCGTGCACGGGCTGGACAACGTCATGGCCGGCGAGCTGGTCGAGTTTGACAACGGGATCATGGGCCTGGCGATGAACCTGGAAGAGGACAATGTCGGGATCGTCATCCTCGGGCCCTTCACCGGCATCCGCGAGGGCATGCAGGTGAAGCGGACGGGCCGCATCATGGAGGTGCCCGTCGGCGAAGCCCTCCTCGGCCGCGTTGTCAACCCGCTGGGGCAGCCCCTCGACGGCAAGGGGCCCATTGAGACGACGGAATACCGGCCCGTCGAGTCGCCGGCACCGGGTGTCGTTGACCGCCGTTCCGTGCACGAGCCGCTGCAGACGGGGATCAAGGCCATCGACTCGATGATCCCGATCGGCCGCGGGCAGCGCGAGCTGATCATCGGCGACCGCCAGACGGGGAAAACGGCCATTGCCGTCGACACGATCATCAACCAGAAGGGGCAGGGCGTCATCTGCATCTACGTGGCCATCGGCCAGAAGCAGTCGACGGTGGCCAGCGTCGTGGAAACGCTGAAGAAGTACGGGGCGATGGACTACACGATCGTCGTGGCGGCGAACGCGTCGGAGCCCGCTCCGCTCCTGTGGCTGGCGCCGTATGCCGGTTGCGCGATGGGCGAG encodes the following:
- a CDS encoding F0F1 ATP synthase subunit delta: MTSGVVAKRYARALFDVAAERNRLDAVEEQLEEIVQLFRTNREFHRFLTHPLIPAEEKKAFIDRLAGGAWVEELRNLLHLLIDRGRMNALPAIAEVYRRLASEARGVVDAEVTTAVPLGQEAQEAIADRLGRAIGKRVRVTSVVDPAILGGLVVRVGNRVIDGSVRSQLNRFQQTLVRTGSQVQ